TTGAGAATGTTACAGGCAACCAGTACACCCAGGTGTTTTCAAAGGATATTGCGGTTTCCCTGACAGATCAGTTTGCGCCGTTCCTCACGCCCAATCAGTATGTGAATTTCACGTCGGGCAGCGCGGCGGTACAGACCGGGGCGACCGTAGCGGCATCTGCAACAGACGCCATAGGCGTCGTGACCAATGTCTATGAGTACGTGATAAAGAATATTGCTTATGATACAGCGAAGGCGTCCAGTGTCCAGAGCGGTTATCTTCCGGATGTGGATGCGGTGCTGGCATCGAAAAAGGGTATCTGTTTTGATTATGCGGCCCTGATGACGGCGATGCTCCGTTCCCAGGATGTTCCGACCAAACTGGTGATCGGATACACAGGCAGCCTTTATCATGCCTGGGTAAACGTATATATCGACAATGTGGGATGGGTGGATAATATCATTTATTTTGATGGACAGAACTGGTCCCTGATGGACCCGACCTTTGCAGCATCCGGCGGGCAGGATGAGAGCGTAAAGCAGTACATAGGAAACGGTGCGAACTATCAGGCAAAATACACTTATTAGAATATGATCCGCACATAATAGATACCCCGGCGAAGCCCTGAAGGCAGCGCCGGGGTAATAGGGTTGAAAGAGGAGATAAAAGGTTATGGCAGTAAAAATATATTCCAGCCGGGAGCTGTCGGCGTTCTGCCTGCAGGTTTCCCTGCTTTTAAAGGCTGCAGTGCCGCTGGAAGAAGGCCTGTCCATCATGGCGGAGGATGCCGTGTCGGAGGAGGAACGAAAGCTCCTGCAGACGATGGCGGAGGATGTAGAGCTGGGGGATCCCTTTTACACCGCCATGGAGCGGAGCGGAAGCTTTCCGGCCTATGTGGTGCGGATGGCGAAGCTGGGGCAGCAGAGCGGCACGCTGGACCGTCTGATGGAGTCCCTTTCCGTTTATTACGAAAAAGAATATTTTATGATGAAGAATATCCGCAATGCCATCACCTATCCGGTTATGATGGTGGTGATGCTGCTTGTGGTTCTGTTTGTGCTGTTCACAAAGGTGATGCCGGTGTTTGAGGAAGTGTATGCCCAGCTGGGAGTCCAGATGTCATCTCTTTCCCGGGCAGCGTCCAGGTTTGGCGGAATCTTCAGCGGGGCGGCGCTGGTCGTGTTTGCAGCTCTGGCCCTGATCCTTCTGGCAACAGCCGCGGCAGCCGGTGCGGGGCACAGCTTCAAGTGGGCTGAGAAGGTAAAAGACTGGTTTAAGAGCAACAGTGGGACGGCTCTTGCAGTGGCAGGGCGCAGATTTACGGCAGTGCTGGCTCTGACCCTTCAGAGCGGCATGGAGCTTGAAAAGGGCATGAGTATTGCAGCGGAGCTTGTGGACAATAAAAAAGTGGCGGAACGGATCAATGAATGCGCCGAAAAGCTGCAGGCAGGTTCAGGGTATTATGATGCGATGAAGGAAACGGGACTTTTCAGCAAGTTTCATATCCAGATGATAAAAGTGGGGACCCGCAGCGGACGCCTGGATGAGGTGATGGACAATATCTCCGGGGACTATGAACAGCAGGCCGACGCTTCCATCGACAACATGATTGCCCGTCTGGAACCCACACTGGTGGCAGTGCTGGCTGTGGCGGTGGGACTGATCCTTCTGTCTGTTATGCTGCCCCTTGCAGGCGTACTCGCCAGCGTGGGCTGACGGGAGGAACGCAGATGAGAGTTCATACCAAGAATAGAAAGAACAAAGCAGACTGGCGCTTTATAAGCGGCTGTGCAACTGCGGCTGTGGTATTTGGCCTGGTGGTTGCGGTTTTTTTGAGCGGCGTGTCATCTTTCCTTGAGCGGGCGGAGACGGAAGGGGCGGAAACCCTGAGGAACGCCATTTCCAGGGCAAGCGTCCAGTGTTATGCGATCGAAGGCAGATATCCGCCCAGTGTCGGTTATCTGGAAGAGAATTACGGAATCCAGATCGACCGGGAGCGGTACAATGTATTTTACGACGGTTTTGCTTCCAACATCATGCCGGAGATCACGGTGGTCCCGGTGGAAGGAGGCGAAGACGATGGCAGGTAACAGGAATGCCCCAAACCAGGCTGTCGGAACGCTGTTTACCATGCTGTTGTTCCTGGTGTTTGTGCTGTGTGCGCTTTTTACCGTGCTGACAGGCGGAAAAGTTTATGAAAATATCAGCACCCGGATGGAACAGACCTATACGGGCAGTGTGGCGCTCCAGTATGTAGCCAATAAAGTCCGCCAGGGAGACCTGGCAGGCCAGGTGTCCGTAAAGGAGATGGAGGGTGCCCAGGTCCTTGAACTGATCCAGGAGATAGAGGGTGAGCGTTATCTGACCTGGATCTATTACAGGGATGGGAGTATCCGCGAGCTGTTTACCTATGAGGACAGCGGCCTGACACTGCAGGATGGACTGGAGATCCTTAAGTGCGGGGGACTTTCCTTTTCGAAAGAAGGCCGCCTGATAACCGTGGAAACTTTGGGAGAAGGGGGCGGCCGCCTCACGCTGTCTCTCAGGAGTGCAGGAGGTCAGGATGAATAGAAAGAGTGGTTCCGGCTCCGGGATCTTTCTGATGGAGATGATCGTAGCCGTGTTCTTTTTTATGATATGTGCTTCAACCTGTATTCTGGCGTTTGCGAAGTCCGACCGGATGAGCCGTCTGGCGACGGAGCGGGACCAGGCTGTCAGCGCGGCTCAGACCGTGGCGGAGGTCTGGAAGGCCGAGGGTACAGAAGGGCTTATGGAGCGGATGGATGCATACAGGATCCCGGCAGGGCTCACAACCCGCAGCGGCAGTGTTACGCGGGAGGGTGGATACCGTATCTACTGGGACGAAAACTGGCAGTGCGTGGACGCTTGGCCGACGGATGATGCCCGGACAGAGGACAGCTCCCAGCCGGAGGAGGATACTCAGCCGGAGGATAATGTCTGGCCGGATTACAAATATACGGCAGAACTGCGTGAAAACACAGCGGATGACGGTATGAGGACATTGTGGATCCATGTGCAGGAAGGGGAGTATTTTGCTCCCGCCCTGTTTGAACTGGAAGTATCCCGGTATGGGGATGTGAGGCCGTGACCTCCGCCTGTGGCGGCAGAGGCAAAACAGGAATGAGAGCATCATATTTTGCGGCGTTGGAGGATGATATATGGCGAATTATGAGATCAGGCGGAGAGCCAGCATTGGCAGTGCGTCCCTGATATTGATCTTTATCGTGCTTTGTCTGGCTACGTTTAGCATCCTGTCTCTGGGAAATGCCCGGAGGGAGGACGCCTTATCAGAGCGCAGCGCGGCGGCAGTGAAGGCTTATTATCTGGCTGACAGCCAGGCGGAGGAGTTTGTGGGCATGGTAGACCGGGCGCTGCTCAGCGCAGATACGAAAGCTGCGGCGCAGGCCGCTGTGGGGGCGTACTTTCAGCAGGATACAGGCGCCGTGCTGACGGATATCCCCATGGATGCAGGCCGTGCGCTACGGGTCGAGCTGGCTGTGGACTGGGATGAGCGGACTTACAGGGTGCTGGCGTGGAATGTGTATGAGCGGGAAGCCTATGAGATAGACAGCTCTACGCCGGTCTGGACTGGGAGCGGCTCATAAAGGCAGGACTGTTGGAGACAGAGTTGATAAAGACAGGATTAATACAGGAAACAGATGGAGGAAGAATGAGTATGAAGACGGAAGAACTGCTGCGGGAGGCGGTAGAAAGAGGGGCGGCGGATATCTTTCTGATTCCGGGCATGCCGTTGTCTTACCGGATCGGAGGCAGGATCATCTACCGGTCTGAGGATAAGATCTATCCCAGGGAGTCTGAAAGCATTGTGGAAGAGATCTACCAGCTTGCAGGCAACCGGGATATGACAAAGGTACGTACTCATGGAGACGATGATTTTTCCATGGCGATTGCGGGAGTGTCCCGGTTCCGTGCCAACGTATTCCGTCAGAGAGGTTCTCTGGCGGCGATCATACGTGTGATCACCTTTGATCTCCCGGATTTTGGCGAACTACATATTCCCAGCCCGGTTATGGATGTTGCCCGGATGACAAAAGGGTTTGTATTGGTGACCGGGCCTGCAGGCAGCGGAAAGAGCACCACTCTTGCCTGTATCATAGACGAGATCAACCGAACGAGGAATGTGCATGTGATCACATTAGAGGACCCGATCGAGTATCTGCACCGCCACAACAAGAGCGTGGTGACCCAGAGGGAGATCGGGATTGATACGGACAGCTATGTGTCAGGGCTGCGGGCGGCTCTCAGGCAGGCTCCGGATGTGATCCTGGTGGGGGAGATGCGCGATGACGAGACCATCAAGACGGCGATGACGGCGGCGGAGACAGGCCATCTGGTCATCTCCACGCTGCATACGGTCGGGGCAGCCAATACCATCGACCGTATTATAGACAATTTTCCGCCGGCGCAGCAGCAGCAGATCCGTGCGCAGATATCCATGGTCATGCAGGCGGTGATCTCCCAGCAGCTGATCCCGGCGCTGGACGGCACAGAGGTGCCTGCTTTTGAGATCATGTTTTTTAACAATGCGATCCGCAATCTGGTGCGTGAGGCAAAGATCCATCAGATCGACAATATCATTTCCACCTCCCAGGATGAGGGGATGATCACCATGGATAACAGCCTGATCAGGCTTTACCGGGAAGGGATCATCAGCCGGGATAATGCGGTCATCTACAGCAACAACAGCGAGCTGATGGAAAAGAAGCTGGCAAGGCTTTAAAATTCAGAAACGAAGGAAATATGCTCAGGATGACATAGGAGCCTGTCTTTGCGGATATAATAAGGCAGACAGGAGGTCATTATGAGAACAGAAAAAAGAAAAGTAGTGTTGATTGGAACCGGCATGGTGGGTATGAGCTATGCCTACAGTATGTTAAACCAGAACGTCTGTGATGAGCTGGTACTGATTGATATTGATAAAAAGAGGGCGGAAGGTGAGGCAATGGATCTAAACCATGGCCTTGCCTTTTCCGGCTCTCATATGAAAATCTCCGCGGGGGATTACGGGGACTGCCGGGACGCGGACATTGTGGTCATCTGTGCAGGAGTGGCTCAAAAACCTGGAGAAACCAGGCTGGCGCTTTTAAAGCGAAACAAAGAAGTGTTCCGCTCCATTGTAGGTCCAGTCACGGAATCCGGCTTTAACGGGATATTTCTGGTGGCAACAAATCCGGTGGATGTAATGACCCGGATGACCTATGAGCTGTCAGGCTTTAATGCCAGGCGGGTGCTGGGGACCGGTACGGCTCTTGATACAGCGCGCCTGCGGTACCTGCTTGGCGAACATCTGCATGTGGACCCGCGCAATATCCATGCCTATGTTATGGGAGAGCATGGGGACAGCGAATTTGTCCCCTGGAGCCAGGCGATGATCGCGACCCGGTGTATCCGCGATATTGTGGAGGAAGGGGAAAATCCGGTCCAGATGGATGAGCTGAACCGGATCTCCGAGGAAGTAAAAGGCGCTGCGTACCGTATTATCGAGGCAAAGCACGCCACCTACTACGGCATTGGCATGGCGATGACCAGGATTACCAAAGCGATCCTGGGAGATGAGAACAGTGTGCTGACCGTATCTGCACTGCTGTGCGGGGAATATGGCCAGACCGGCGTCTTTGCAGGGGTGCCCTGCATCATCAACCAGAATGGGGTGCAGCGGGTTCTCCAGCTGAACCTTTCGGAGGAAGAGTTGGATCGATTTGCCGCTTCCTGTGATATCTTAAAAGAGAGCTATCAGGGACTGGAGCAGGATTAGTCCTCTACCGTGAAGGCGACCAGCCCGGTATCAGACCAGGTGTTGCCGATCATATAGGTGGTGTAGTTCTGTCTGGCGTTTATGTCGGCCTGGAAGGATACCAGCGGCTGCTGGATATTGGCCGTGGTGCCGATGGCGCCGACAATGATGATCGGCAGCTCCCGCAGGAAGGCATAGGTATTGGAGTTTGTCACGTAGAACTGGTAGGAACCGGCCATCGCCTGTTTGTATGGGGTGACGGTCTGGAATCCCACATTCCGGAACACGGTTTCGCCGCCGTAGAGCAGCAGGTCAAACCTGGAACCGCTGTAAGCCATGTTGGCGAACCGGTAGCATCCGGAGTTGTAGGGCATATTGCTGCAGCCGGTATCGATGACCCGTACCATATCAAGCCCGCCGGAAGCGGAGTCTGTCAGGACCAGAGTGACTTTCTGCCCCGCCACAAACGGGAAATTCTGCTGCAGAAGGATGGACCGCATCCCGGAAGCGCGGCGGACGGTCACTGTATGGAAACCATCGGAAACCCAGTCATAGTTTGAGATGGTGCCGAACCGGGAATTGATGGCGTATGCAGTGCCATCAATGGAGATGTTCACCGGAAAGGCGTTGGTGGATGCATTTAGGAAACGCACCTGCCCGTAATTCTGCGGAGAGATACCGGGAAACGGCGGGAAATCCGGAAGCCAGCCGGGGCCAGGTATGACAGGGCCGGGACCTACCGGTCCGCCTTCTCCGGGGTTGGGGAGCGGGATGACCGGGACGTTGCTGCCGTCGCCGGGATAAACCGGTCCGCCCTCCCCCGGGTTTGGAAGCGGGACAACCGGGATGTTGCTGCCGTCGCCGGGATTTACCGGCCCTCCCTCGCCTACATCCGGTAGAGGTACTGCTGGCGTATTGCCGCCATTGCCGGAATCTGTTGGACCTCCTTCCCCATATTCCGGGAGGGGCGTGGTCAGCCCGTAATTGTCGTTCGCCCGCATCTCCCCGTTATCCATCTGCGTATTCATGTCGGAGGTGCCATTGTAATGTGTATCGCTTTCAGCCATAAAATGCCTCATTGTTTTTTTACTTTACTGTATGTGATGAGATTTTGCCAGGTGCCAAAAAATGTAAAAATGGGACAGAATTTTTCGGGTTAGCAGTTGACAAAGGTAAAAACCCATGATACTATATCTAAGGTTTCGCAGGCTGAAAACGAAGCTTGGGATAAAGATGCTGCTGTGGCTCAGTCGGTAGAGCGTCGCATTGGTAGTGCGGAGGTCACGGGTCCGATTCCCGTCAGCAGCTTTTGGTTTTATAAGCAGAACTTTATATTTTATAAAGTTTTCTGCTTTTTTTGTATCTGTGTTTAAATGATGGAATTCAGATACAGAATATGGTATACTTACATTTATTCTATACGAGCACATGCCCTGTAGACCGGCATGAGGGAGCGGAGGAGCTTAAACGATGGAAAAAGACAAAGAAGTGTTAGCGGCAGAGACTGCAGAGAAAGAGGTGGTTTCCAAGAATTTTATCGAGCAGGAGATCGACAAGGACCTGGCAGAGGGCGTTTATAACCATGTTCAGACCCGTTTTCCGCCGGAGCCCAACGGATATCTGCATATCGGACATGCCAAGTCCATTCTTTTAAACTATGGACTGGCCCAGAAGTACGGCGGCAAGTTCAACCTGCGTTTCGACGATACCAACCCGACGAAAGAAAAGACGGAATTTGTGGAATCTATCATGGCGGATGTGAAGTGGCTGGGAGCTGATTTCGATGACAGGCTGTTCTTTGCATCCAATTATTTTAAACAGATGTATGACTGCGCAGTTTTTCTGATCAAGAAGGGAAAGGCGTTTGTCTGTGACCTGACAGCGGAGGAGATCCGTGAGTACCGTGGTGATTTTACCACGCCGGGTAAGGAGAGCCCGTACAGGAACAGGAGCGTGGAGGAGAACCTGCGCCTGTTCGAGGAGATGAAGGACGGGAAGTATCAGGACGGGGAGAAGGTCCTGCGTGCGAAGATCGATATGGCTTCCCCCAACATCAATATGAGGGATCCGGTGCTCTACCGCGTGGCCCATATGACTCATCACAATACCGGGGATGCATGGTGCATCTATCCGATGTATGATTTTGCCCATCCGATCGAGGATGCCATAGAGCATATCACCCACTCGATCTGTACGTTGGAGTTTGAGGACCACAGGCCGCTGTATGACTGGGTGGTGAAGGAGTGCGAGTTCGAGAACCCGCCCCGCCAGATCGAGTTTGCAAAGCTTTATCTGACCAATGTGGTCACCGGCAAGCGTTATATCAAAAAGCTGGTGGAGGACGGCATTGTGGACGGCTGGGACGATCCGCGGCTGGTGTCCATCGCTGCGCTGCGCAGACGCGGTTATACGCCGGAAGCCATCCGCATGTTTGTGGAGCTGGTGGGCGTTTCAAAGGCAAACAGTTCTGCTGACTATGCGATGCTCGAGTACTGTATCCGCGAGGATCTAAAGCTGAAAAAACCGCGTATGATGGCGATCCTGGATCCGGTGAAGCTGGTGATCGACAACTATCCGGAGGGGCAGACCGAGATGATGGAGGTGCCCAACAATCTGGAGAATCCGGAGCTGGGTTCCCGCATGGTGCCTTTTGGCAGAGAGCTTTACATTGAGCGTGAGGATTTCATGGAGGAACCGCCGCGCAAATATTTCCGTTTGTTCCCGGGCAATGAGGTACGCTTAATGAGCGCGTATTTTGTGACCTGCACCGGTTTTGAGAAGGATGAAAGCGGCAAAGTGACCGTGGTCCATGCGACCTATGACCCGGCGACCAGAAGCGGATCGGGATTTAGCGAGCGCAAGGTCAAGGGGACGATCCACTGGGTAGCGGCGGAGACTGCAAAGCAGGTGGAATGCCGTCTGTATGAGAATATTGTGGATGAGGAGAAGGGCAAGTTAAACGCTGACGGTTCTCTGAACTTAAATCCCAATTCCCTGACTATTCTGAAGAACTGCTATGTGGAACCGGCGCTTGTGGATGTGGA
This portion of the Clostridium sp. AN503 genome encodes:
- a CDS encoding glutamine--tRNA ligase/YqeY domain fusion protein; protein product: MEKDKEVLAAETAEKEVVSKNFIEQEIDKDLAEGVYNHVQTRFPPEPNGYLHIGHAKSILLNYGLAQKYGGKFNLRFDDTNPTKEKTEFVESIMADVKWLGADFDDRLFFASNYFKQMYDCAVFLIKKGKAFVCDLTAEEIREYRGDFTTPGKESPYRNRSVEENLRLFEEMKDGKYQDGEKVLRAKIDMASPNINMRDPVLYRVAHMTHHNTGDAWCIYPMYDFAHPIEDAIEHITHSICTLEFEDHRPLYDWVVKECEFENPPRQIEFAKLYLTNVVTGKRYIKKLVEDGIVDGWDDPRLVSIAALRRRGYTPEAIRMFVELVGVSKANSSADYAMLEYCIREDLKLKKPRMMAILDPVKLVIDNYPEGQTEMMEVPNNLENPELGSRMVPFGRELYIEREDFMEEPPRKYFRLFPGNEVRLMSAYFVTCTGFEKDESGKVTVVHATYDPATRSGSGFSERKVKGTIHWVAAETAKQVECRLYENIVDEEKGKLNADGSLNLNPNSLTILKNCYVEPALVDVEPYDSFQFVRNGYFCVDCKDSKPGAPVFNRIVSLKSSFKIQK
- a CDS encoding transglutaminase-like domain-containing protein produces the protein MKRKQWIAFPCAVVIAATAPGICLAGPHRAEGQAEAVLTVIEDEAVPLYSKPAGSHVRTPQASGTVVYGNGRATIDASNISEGYVMIKYTGSRNRIKIQISKSSTVYTYDLNVRDAYEVFPFTEGNGTYSVKIFENVTGNQYTQVFSKDIAVSLTDQFAPFLTPNQYVNFTSGSAAVQTGATVAASATDAIGVVTNVYEYVIKNIAYDTAKASSVQSGYLPDVDAVLASKKGICFDYAALMTAMLRSQDVPTKLVIGYTGSLYHAWVNVYIDNVGWVDNIIYFDGQNWSLMDPTFAASGGQDESVKQYIGNGANYQAKYTY
- a CDS encoding DUF4397 domain-containing protein, translating into MAESDTHYNGTSDMNTQMDNGEMRANDNYGLTTPLPEYGEGGPTDSGNGGNTPAVPLPDVGEGGPVNPGDGSNIPVVPLPNPGEGGPVYPGDGSNVPVIPLPNPGEGGPVGPGPVIPGPGWLPDFPPFPGISPQNYGQVRFLNASTNAFPVNISIDGTAYAINSRFGTISNYDWVSDGFHTVTVRRASGMRSILLQQNFPFVAGQKVTLVLTDSASGGLDMVRVIDTGCSNMPYNSGCYRFANMAYSGSRFDLLLYGGETVFRNVGFQTVTPYKQAMAGSYQFYVTNSNTYAFLRELPIIIVGAIGTTANIQQPLVSFQADINARQNYTTYMIGNTWSDTGLVAFTVED
- a CDS encoding type II secretion system F family protein; its protein translation is MAVKIYSSRELSAFCLQVSLLLKAAVPLEEGLSIMAEDAVSEEERKLLQTMAEDVELGDPFYTAMERSGSFPAYVVRMAKLGQQSGTLDRLMESLSVYYEKEYFMMKNIRNAITYPVMMVVMLLVVLFVLFTKVMPVFEEVYAQLGVQMSSLSRAASRFGGIFSGAALVVFAALALILLATAAAAGAGHSFKWAEKVKDWFKSNSGTALAVAGRRFTAVLALTLQSGMELEKGMSIAAELVDNKKVAERINECAEKLQAGSGYYDAMKETGLFSKFHIQMIKVGTRSGRLDEVMDNISGDYEQQADASIDNMIARLEPTLVAVLAVAVGLILLSVMLPLAGVLASVG
- a CDS encoding PilT/PilU family type 4a pilus ATPase, whose translation is MKTEELLREAVERGAADIFLIPGMPLSYRIGGRIIYRSEDKIYPRESESIVEEIYQLAGNRDMTKVRTHGDDDFSMAIAGVSRFRANVFRQRGSLAAIIRVITFDLPDFGELHIPSPVMDVARMTKGFVLVTGPAGSGKSTTLACIIDEINRTRNVHVITLEDPIEYLHRHNKSVVTQREIGIDTDSYVSGLRAALRQAPDVILVGEMRDDETIKTAMTAAETGHLVISTLHTVGAANTIDRIIDNFPPAQQQQIRAQISMVMQAVISQQLIPALDGTEVPAFEIMFFNNAIRNLVREAKIHQIDNIISTSQDEGMITMDNSLIRLYREGIISRDNAVIYSNNSELMEKKLARL
- a CDS encoding L-lactate dehydrogenase, whose protein sequence is MRTEKRKVVLIGTGMVGMSYAYSMLNQNVCDELVLIDIDKKRAEGEAMDLNHGLAFSGSHMKISAGDYGDCRDADIVVICAGVAQKPGETRLALLKRNKEVFRSIVGPVTESGFNGIFLVATNPVDVMTRMTYELSGFNARRVLGTGTALDTARLRYLLGEHLHVDPRNIHAYVMGEHGDSEFVPWSQAMIATRCIRDIVEEGENPVQMDELNRISEEVKGAAYRIIEAKHATYYGIGMAMTRITKAILGDENSVLTVSALLCGEYGQTGVFAGVPCIINQNGVQRVLQLNLSEEELDRFAASCDILKESYQGLEQD
- a CDS encoding DUF4860 domain-containing protein, which translates into the protein MAGNRNAPNQAVGTLFTMLLFLVFVLCALFTVLTGGKVYENISTRMEQTYTGSVALQYVANKVRQGDLAGQVSVKEMEGAQVLELIQEIEGERYLTWIYYRDGSIRELFTYEDSGLTLQDGLEILKCGGLSFSKEGRLITVETLGEGGGRLTLSLRSAGGQDE